AATATCCCGGATACAGACATTGCATATATCCATGATGCTGCGACAGACGCACAGAGAAAAAAGATAGAGAAGAGCTTCAACGATGGAAAGGTAAGGATACTGATCGGCTCAACCATGAAGCTTGGCATCGGCGCAAATGTCCAGGAGAGGCTGATCGCTGTGCATCATCTGGATCAACCATGGAGGCCGGCCGATATGGTTCAGAGGCAGGGCCGTATTCTCAGACAGGGAAACCTGAACAGCGAGGTGTTCATATACAGGTATGTCACAGAATCAAGCTTTGATTCTTATACATGGCAGATCCTTGAGAACAAGCAGAAGTTCATAGCCCAGTTCCTGTCGGGTACGATGTCCGCAGTTCACAGGGAGGAGACGGACACTGCGGATACGGTTCTCAATTATTCTGAGATAAAGGCACTTGCCATAGGTGATCCTTTGATAAGACAGAGGGTTGATGTGTCAAACAGTCTCGAGCGTGCCCGCATCAATCAGAGACAGAGGAGAAAGCAGCTTATCAGTCAGCAGGACTGGCTGGACATGGCCCCGATAAGACTTCGGGCAATACAGAGACGCATAAAAGCTATGGAGTACGATGCAGGGTACTATCATATAAATAAGCATCCGGTTACAAAAGATGATCGTTCCATGTTTGGTGATGATCTTATGTACGCACTGGAGAATAATTCATTTGCTGAGTATGACCGCTTTTTTGAAAACTATCAGGGGTTTGACGTGATGCTTCCGAAGAAGATGGATCCGGCTAAGCCATATGTGCTGCTAAGGAGCGGAAGTGGCAATTCCTATGAGGTGAAGATGGCTGGCGGACGTGGAGTTGGCTGTTCAAAGAGGATAGACAATGTGCTGGAGCATCTGCCTCAGGAAAGGGAGAGGGCGATCAATGAGCGTGAGCAGTTTATAAAACAGATAGAGATGGCACAGCCTGAGATACAGAGAGGAAATGAGTATGATGTGGAAGTCGACAGGCTCGCCTCGGAGCTTGCAGATATTGATAAGACATTGAAAGGAGACATTGCGGTATGAGTAATGATATCAATATGAACATACCATCGGTTTCGGTGGATGATTTTGTGGAGGAAATGACAAGGGTGTATGTTCCGACGATAAAAGCCGGATACCCGATAAATATGATCCCTGCGGCCATGCTGTGGGGGCCTCCGGGTGTTGGAAAGAGTGATGGAGTCAGAGAATTTGCAGACAGGCTTGGAACGGCTACGGACAAGAGGGTGAATGTCACTGATGTAAGGCTTCTGCTCTTTTCTCCAGTTGATCTCAGAGGCGTTCCGGTGGCAGATGCCCAGCGCAGATTTACTGACTGGCTGATGCCGAGAATATTTGATATGGATGCGTCGGATGATGTGATCAACGTGCTGTTCCTTGATGAGCTGACGGCGGCCCCTCCATCGGTTCAGGCGGCTGCATACCAGATAACCCTCAATCGCTCAGTTGGAGAGCACAGACTTCCAGATAACACGATAGTTATTGCAGCAGGAAACAGAACGACAGACCGCTCAGTGGCATACCGCATGCCAAATGCCCTGGCAAACAGACTCATGCATTTTCAGATAAAGGTAAGTGCGGGATCGTGGATGAGATACGCGCTCAACCATGGGGTAAATCCACTCATTCTGGGATATCTGTCCTATGATTCCTCAAAGCTTTGCAGGGCCGAGGTAGGATTGGATGTGCTTGCATACCCGACACCGAGAAGCTGGATGGCGGTCAGCAATGTTCTGAATGCGGTTGGAGAGACAGTGGATCCAGGTCCATACAGCAGACTGATAAAGGCAAATATAGGGGAGGGGGATGCCGCCGAGTTTATAGCCTGGTGCAAGGTATACAGCAAGCTCCCAAAGATCGAGGATATATTCGCTGGACGGAAGGTAGCATATCCGGGAGCTCCGGATGTTCTCTTTGCCTTGATCAGCGGGATAATTTCGTATGCTGTATCTGCATATAAAATGGATGGAGACAGATCACTGTCACTCACAGAACTTGATAATATGTGCAGATTTGTAAATGGATTTCCGAAGGATTACATCGTGTGTACATACAGGAATATACTTCAGATAGAAGGACTTCGCGATATGCTCGTGAATGCGGAGGCATTTATCTCATGGATAAAGAAGTCAGACGATTTTGTGAGGAACAACAGAAAACTTCTTGATCAGTGTAAATTCTAAGGAGGGTATATGGAGCGTAGAAAGGTTATAGAGGCGATAAGTGCAGCCCGTAGCGAAATAGTCATGTTGTATCCATTTTATGGATCAATACTGATGAACCTCAGAGTTGCTCTTGCGGATTGTGGTACGGCTGCAACTGATATGAGGCGGCTTATATTTGACCCGCAGTTCGTCCTCAGACTGAGCAGTGAGGAGCTTCAGTTTGTGATGATGCATGAGGTTATGCACAATGTACTGAGACACTGCATAAGGGGGGCGGATAAAATAAGTGAGATATACAATGTTGCGGCAGACATAGTCGTGAATTCAGATATTATGAAAAGCATGGGTGTCACATCATTTGCGGTTGACGGCTGTGAAGTTATGCACAAGGCTCCCGATGGCAAGGAGGGATACCTGTACAGTGCAGAGGATATATATGACATGCTACTGGTCAGAGGAATGTCTTTGCCCGGAGGAGATGAGAGTTCAATGCAGCCTGCAGCTCAGGCAAATAAGGAGAACAAGAACCAGCCACTTGATCGGCACGATCTGTGGGGACAGATAAAGGTAGATCAGGAGCTTGTAGATGAGCTCAACAGGATCCTCAGACAGGCGATAGATGATGCGGGAGAGTCAGGTCTTGCAGGAATGCCGATGGAGATCAGGAGACTGGCGGCAGAACTGCCGGATGCTGGACGTGTCAACTGGCGGGAACTTCTGCATGATTTTGTACAGACTGCATGTGATGATTATGATTACAGCTTTAATCCGGTGGATAGAAGATACTCGGACAGCGAATTTCTGCTTCCGGCATTTAATGAGACAGAGTCGTACAGTGTGGAGGATATATGGTTTGTGGTTGACACCAGTGCATCGGTGGAAGATGAAGCTCTTGAAGTTGTATACGCGGAACTTAAGTCCGCGGTCATGCAGTTCACAAGCTTCAAGGCTATGCTGAGCTTTTTTGACCTCCAGGTCACGGAGCCTGTAGAATTTGACGATGTCGATTCGCTCATGGACATAAAACCTGTGGGTGGAGGCGGAACGGATTTTGATAGCATATTTGAGTATATGGCAGACAATATGGATGAGAAACTTCCGCGGGCGGTAATCATCCTGACTGATGGATATGCAGAATGGCCTGCCGAGGAGATGAGTCAGGGAGTTCCGGTCTTGTGGATAATTGTAGATTCGAACAGAATGTGTCCGTGGGGACTCACTGTGCAGATAGAAGGTGAATAGGGCAGTAACGACAGGAACATAGACCATGTTGGTTCATGACAAGACCTTGAGGTCTTTAAAAGGGCATGAAAAAACAGCATCCTTGTGGGATGCTGTTTTTTATATAACTATGATTGGTTCAAATATATGCAGCCGTTTAATATATCTAATCCTCTGTCAAAGTTACTTAGTTATCATGCTGTATAAGATTAAGCCATCTTGTTTACAGCAACTGCAAGGCGTGACACCTTACGAGCAGCGTTGTTCTTGTGGTAGATGCCCTTTGAAGCAGCCTTGTTGATCTCAGATGTAGCAACTACAAGTGCCTGCTGTGCAGCAACCTTATCACCAGCAGCAATAGCAGCCTCAACCTTCTTGATAACAGTCTTAACCTTAGACTTGATCATCTTGTTTCTAAGTGTCTTCTTCTCGATAACATTGATTCTCTTCTTTGCAGATTTGATATTAGCCAAAATTCTTACCTCCATAAATTCTAAATAAATATAATAAGGTTTTACATTAAAACCGGACACGGACAATTCAATGTAAACATACTCACATATAATAGATGAAACACAAAATCTTGTCAAGTATAATTAAACAAAAAATGCCAAAAATATAAGTAAAACTGCAGACTTTGTGAGTGACACATAAACCCCAAAACACTTTGTTACGCGCCTTTACATCAAAACACTCAGATGGTATTATTATAGAAGCAAATAAACAGGAAACAGAGAAGTACAAATGGCTAAATATAGATTTTTTCAAGTGGTAATGGCACTGTCGCTGGTCATACTTATCATTTCGTCAGCGGTCATGTGTTCCTTTATGGTCAGAAAGGTTTCGCAGGTAAACTACAAGCCTTATAAAGATGGGAAGATAACATCGGTTATGAATACTGGACAGACGGAAGAACTATCAGATCTCGATGCGTGGGTAGAGTACAGCATAATAAGTGACGGTCTGGATGGTACGGAGAATGACGACTACAGAAAGGGTAACATCTACCTTTCAACGGAGAATGAGATACGTCTTGACCAGCTTAGGGATATAAAGTCAAAGGCAAGCAACGGTGTGTTTATATCGATCGTCATACTTATAGCCTGCTTTGTGGTGATAAGGAGAAGGAGACTCTATGAGTGCGTCGTGTGGGGCGGTGCAGCGGGAGTTATAACAGGTATCATAAGCTTTCTTATGATGCTCCTTTCAAAAAATGGCATATTATATGGTATGAAGAAACTCATATTTGACGGGGATCCTACGGTGCTTTTTCCCGGACATGATGTTCTGCCGGATATCATTCCGTCGGGACTTGGAGTGAATGTGCTGTGTGTTTATATGGGTACGATATTTGTGGGACTGGCAGTTACGATCATCGTGAGAGTGATCAGCTACAAAAAGTCACGTCCACATAAATTCAAATAAATGTTACTTATGCGGTCACGCGGATTGGAGAGTCTGCATATGACCGGAAAATATGGAGGTAGGTATGAGAAAAAGAATTGAGGAGTGGATAAACTGGGTGCTCTATGATGAGCTTATAGCCAGTAAGATCAATGCACCAAAGCATTTGCTTGGTATTCACGATTACGGAGAAGGCCAGATAATCGTGGTGTACAAGCCGGGGGCTATCAGAGTAGAGGTTACATCCAGAACCGGCAAGAAAGTTCACAATATGGAGCGCATGACCAACGAAGGTCTGTATGCGATATACTTTGAGAAGAAGGAGTATGATGGTAACAAGTACAATGTTGTAACTACATATGAGGATGGCACGGTTGTGAACAGTGCAGATCCATATTCATTTGAATCACTCATAACAGACTTTGACACATATCTTTTTGCGGAGGGCAGACATTACAATATATATGAGAAGCTGGGCGCGCATCCTATGACGATAGATGGTGTCAGCGGTACATATTTTGCAGTGTGGGCACCACACGCAAGACGTGTCAGTGTGGTCGGAGATTTCAACCTCTGGGATGGAAATGTAAACCCTATGCAGATCACGGCAAATGAGGGAATATACGAGCTGTTCCTTCCTGGCATTGAACCAGGGGCGGTATACAAATACCAGATCATGACCAGGTACGGAGAGATATTATACAAGGCTGACCCGTATGGTAATCAGTGTCAGATGAGGCCGGAGAACGCGTCTGTCGTTGCTGATATAAGCAGTTACAAATGGAAGGACTCATCCTGGATGAAAGAGAGAGACAAAGTCAGCCGTACTGACAGAATGCGCATGCCGATGGCGATATACGAGATGCATCTAGGCTCATGGCGCAAGAAGGTTGAGGACGATGATGCAGGTTTCTATTCATATAGAGAACTTGCACCGATGGTGGCAGATTATGTGAAGGAGATGGGCTACACCCATATTGAGCTTATGGGTATATCAGAATATCCATTTGATGGCTCATGGGGATATCAGGTCACCAATTATTACGCACCGACCAGTAGATACGGAGCTGCGGTGGACTTTATGTATTTTGTTGACTATATGCACAGCAAGGGAATCAGTGTCATTCTTGACTGGGTACCCGCACACTTCCCTAGAGATGCGCATGGTCTTGGAAGATTCGATGGAATGCCTCTCTATGAGCATCCAGATCCAAGACGAGGAGAGCACCCTGACTGGGGTACATATATATTTGACTATGGTAGGAATGAGGTTGCCAATTTCCTCACGGCAAATGCGCTGTTCTGGGTTGAGAAGTTCCACATAGACGGACTCCGTGTGGATGCTGTAGCATCCATGCTGTATCTCGATTATGGCAAGCAGGACGGACAGTGGCTGCCAAATGAACACGGCGGTAATGAAAACCTTGAGGCTATCGCACTCATGCAGAATATAAACCGCATCATGGAGGAGAGAAATCCTGGTGCATATCTCATAGCAGAGGAGTCAACAGCATGGGCAGGGGTAACGGCACCGGCATCCATGGACGGACTCGGATTCCTGTTCAAGTGGAACATGGGTTGGATGAATGATTTCCTTGAGTATATGCAGATGGATCCTTATTTCAGGCAGAACAATCAGAATATGCTTACATTCAGTCTGTCATATGCGTATGCTGAGAACTATGTCCTTGTCATATCCCATGACGAGGTCGTTCATCTCAAGCGTTCAATGATAGAAAAGATGCCGGGCAGCGAGGAGAACAAGTTTGCAAATCTCAGAACGGCCTATGGATTTATGTATGGACATCCAGGCAAAAAACTGCTCTTTATGGGACAGGAATTTGCTCAGCCAAGGGAGTGGAGTGAGGCTAGAAGTCTTGATTGGTTTGTTCTTGACAATCCGCTTAACCAGGGAATGGAGAGATACGTCAAGGCGCTCAACAAACTGTATAATACAAATGATGCGATGTATGCAAATGACACTGATCCGATGGGATTTGAGTGGACAGACTGTGACCATCCGGATATGAGTATACTCTCATTTGTAAGGCGCGGTTCAACACCGAAGAAACAGTTGCTGTTCGTATGTAACTTTACACCAGTTGAGAGAGATGATTACAGCATACCGGTTCCTTGTTATACCACATACAAGGAGATACTGAACTCAGATGATGTACAGTTTGGCGGTAAGGGCAGACTGAACATCAAAGCCGTAAAGGCGATGGACAAGAAGAATGCGAGAACACCATACAGCATAGATATCACAGTTCCGCCGCTTTCCACCGTTGTGTTTGAGTATGATTACACAGACATGACACCTGAGCTTGAAAAGAAGGAGGCTAAGGCTAAGGTTGCTGCAAAGAAGCGTGTGGACGCTGCAAAGAAAAAGGCTGCAGCTGCACAGAAGAAGGCAGAACAGATAAAGAATGACGCGGAGAAAGAGGTATCAGAGCTGAAGAAAGATGCAGAGAAGAAGAACGCTGAGCTGAAGAAAGATGCATCTGAGATATCAAAAAGGTTTAAGGATGATATAGCTGATATGGAAAAGTCAGTGACGGTTGTTGCTAATGACATCAGGAAAGATATAAAGTCACGAAAAAAATAAACTTGCAATATATATGAACAGGTCATATAATGTCAGTGTAAGTGCAAAGGGGCACAGAACAATATCGTTCTGTGTCCCTTTTTGTATATAAAAAGCGGGCGAGAGTGGCACGCTTTGAAGAATCCATGTAGTTTTTAAGGAGGAAACAGTATTATGAAGACAGGAAAAGTAAAATGGTTCAATGCAAAGAAGGGCTACGGCTTTATATGTGATGAGGACGGCACAGATGTTTTTGTTCATTTCTCAGCACTGAATATGGAAGGATTCAAAGCTCTTGAAGAGGGGGACACAGTAGAGTATGAGGTCGTGGACGGAGAAAAAGGTCCACAGGCTGCCAATGTGACAAAACTGTAATACAATGCGGTATCTGTCAAAACAGTGATATATGAAAGAGAATATATGCGGATTTAGGAGAACATCCTCAGGTTGTGATTATAGATGATCTGGGGATGTTTTTTTTGTGAGCAATGAACTTGAGTATACTATTGCAGGAAACTGTGGTGAATATATACAAGGCTTCGTGTTACATAAATACAAGAATATTATAGATAT
This sequence is a window from Coprococcus eutactus. Protein-coding genes within it:
- a CDS encoding cold-shock protein yields the protein MKTGKVKWFNAKKGYGFICDEDGTDVFVHFSALNMEGFKALEEGDTVEYEVVDGEKGPQAANVTKL
- a CDS encoding vWA domain-containing protein translates to MERRKVIEAISAARSEIVMLYPFYGSILMNLRVALADCGTAATDMRRLIFDPQFVLRLSSEELQFVMMHEVMHNVLRHCIRGADKISEIYNVAADIVVNSDIMKSMGVTSFAVDGCEVMHKAPDGKEGYLYSAEDIYDMLLVRGMSLPGGDESSMQPAAQANKENKNQPLDRHDLWGQIKVDQELVDELNRILRQAIDDAGESGLAGMPMEIRRLAAELPDAGRVNWRELLHDFVQTACDDYDYSFNPVDRRYSDSEFLLPAFNETESYSVEDIWFVVDTSASVEDEALEVVYAELKSAVMQFTSFKAMLSFFDLQVTEPVEFDDVDSLMDIKPVGGGGTDFDSIFEYMADNMDEKLPRAVIILTDGYAEWPAEEMSQGVPVLWIIVDSNRMCPWGLTVQIEGE
- the rpsT gene encoding 30S ribosomal protein S20; its protein translation is MANIKSAKKRINVIEKKTLRNKMIKSKVKTVIKKVEAAIAAGDKVAAQQALVVATSEINKAASKGIYHKNNAARKVSRLAVAVNKMA
- a CDS encoding AAA family ATPase; the encoded protein is MSNDINMNIPSVSVDDFVEEMTRVYVPTIKAGYPINMIPAAMLWGPPGVGKSDGVREFADRLGTATDKRVNVTDVRLLLFSPVDLRGVPVADAQRRFTDWLMPRIFDMDASDDVINVLFLDELTAAPPSVQAAAYQITLNRSVGEHRLPDNTIVIAAGNRTTDRSVAYRMPNALANRLMHFQIKVSAGSWMRYALNHGVNPLILGYLSYDSSKLCRAEVGLDVLAYPTPRSWMAVSNVLNAVGETVDPGPYSRLIKANIGEGDAAEFIAWCKVYSKLPKIEDIFAGRKVAYPGAPDVLFALISGIISYAVSAYKMDGDRSLSLTELDNMCRFVNGFPKDYIVCTYRNILQIEGLRDMLVNAEAFISWIKKSDDFVRNNRKLLDQCKF
- the glgB gene encoding 1,4-alpha-glucan branching protein GlgB; its protein translation is MRKRIEEWINWVLYDELIASKINAPKHLLGIHDYGEGQIIVVYKPGAIRVEVTSRTGKKVHNMERMTNEGLYAIYFEKKEYDGNKYNVVTTYEDGTVVNSADPYSFESLITDFDTYLFAEGRHYNIYEKLGAHPMTIDGVSGTYFAVWAPHARRVSVVGDFNLWDGNVNPMQITANEGIYELFLPGIEPGAVYKYQIMTRYGEILYKADPYGNQCQMRPENASVVADISSYKWKDSSWMKERDKVSRTDRMRMPMAIYEMHLGSWRKKVEDDDAGFYSYRELAPMVADYVKEMGYTHIELMGISEYPFDGSWGYQVTNYYAPTSRYGAAVDFMYFVDYMHSKGISVILDWVPAHFPRDAHGLGRFDGMPLYEHPDPRRGEHPDWGTYIFDYGRNEVANFLTANALFWVEKFHIDGLRVDAVASMLYLDYGKQDGQWLPNEHGGNENLEAIALMQNINRIMEERNPGAYLIAEESTAWAGVTAPASMDGLGFLFKWNMGWMNDFLEYMQMDPYFRQNNQNMLTFSLSYAYAENYVLVISHDEVVHLKRSMIEKMPGSEENKFANLRTAYGFMYGHPGKKLLFMGQEFAQPREWSEARSLDWFVLDNPLNQGMERYVKALNKLYNTNDAMYANDTDPMGFEWTDCDHPDMSILSFVRRGSTPKKQLLFVCNFTPVERDDYSIPVPCYTTYKEILNSDDVQFGGKGRLNIKAVKAMDKKNARTPYSIDITVPPLSTVVFEYDYTDMTPELEKKEAKAKVAAKKRVDAAKKKAAAAQKKAEQIKNDAEKEVSELKKDAEKKNAELKKDASEISKRFKDDIADMEKSVTVVANDIRKDIKSRKK